One Candidatus Methylomirabilota bacterium genomic region harbors:
- the flgA gene encoding flagella basal body P-ring formation protein FlgA → MGRRLITYRPSWSTRIGRGFVVMILAIAQSALASQSVPLEQHSGMPRAVIRVRESATVQGKEILLKDLAEITARSRPLVEALETLPVGQAPPPGLTRIFDPALIVIKLRQFRIDPADIRIESPRQVIVAGAHRIIESSRLFEVAKAAVLRGRDGDLEQITVRPDTLPTDLVVPPGEVDLRARPRPASACPEPCRRVDMGSIPVVVEAWVDGRLYRTVSLVVRLSLMREVVVANYPLPRHTVVKTTDVRLERRDIGSLTHEPLQDLTLAVGRRTTRMLAMGDIVISNAVELPPLIRKGDLVTVIVEAPGLRLTAKGIAQEGGAAGQVVRVKNTASGREILGKVESDQTIRVGP, encoded by the coding sequence ATGGGACGACGCCTCATCACCTACCGCCCATCCTGGTCAACACGTATAGGGCGCGGATTCGTGGTAATGATCCTCGCGATCGCGCAGTCTGCGCTGGCGAGTCAGAGCGTTCCGTTGGAGCAGCATTCAGGTATGCCTCGCGCGGTGATCCGGGTGAGGGAGTCGGCGACCGTCCAGGGCAAGGAGATCCTGCTGAAGGACCTGGCAGAGATCACCGCCAGGAGCCGACCGCTGGTAGAGGCGCTTGAAACACTTCCAGTCGGGCAGGCGCCGCCGCCCGGTCTGACCCGGATATTCGATCCCGCCCTGATCGTCATCAAGCTGCGCCAGTTCAGGATCGACCCCGCCGACATCCGGATCGAGTCGCCCCGGCAGGTGATCGTCGCCGGCGCCCATCGGATCATCGAAAGCAGCAGGCTGTTTGAGGTTGCGAAGGCGGCGGTACTCAGAGGGCGGGATGGAGATCTGGAACAGATCACCGTTCGTCCCGATACGCTGCCGACCGATCTCGTGGTACCGCCCGGAGAGGTCGATTTGAGGGCCAGGCCGCGCCCGGCATCGGCCTGCCCTGAGCCGTGTCGACGGGTGGACATGGGGTCGATCCCAGTCGTGGTGGAGGCGTGGGTCGACGGGCGGCTCTACCGGACCGTTTCGCTTGTGGTGCGGTTGTCGCTTATGCGCGAGGTCGTCGTTGCGAACTATCCATTGCCGCGTCATACGGTCGTCAAGACGACCGACGTTCGCCTCGAACGCCGGGACATCGGCTCGCTTACCCATGAGCCGCTGCAGGACCTTACGCTGGCCGTAGGACGTCGGACGACCCGGATGCTGGCAATGGGAGATATCGTGATCTCCAACGCAGTGGAACTGCCGCCTCTCATCCGGAAGGGCGATCTTGTTACCGTAATAGTGGAGGCGCCAGGCCTGCGTCTTACCGCCAAAGGGATCGCCCAGGAAGGGGGCGCGGCTGGACAGGTTGTTCGGGTGAAAAATACTGCCTCCGGTCGGGAGATCCTCGGGAAGGTGGAAAGCGACCAGACGATCCGGGTCGGACCGTGA
- the flgI gene encoding flagellar biosynthesis protein FlgA (part of the basal body which consists of four rings L, P, S, and M mounted on a central rod; Bradyrhizobium has one thick flagellum and several thin flagella; the Bradyrhizobium protein in this cluster is associated with the thin flagella) has translation MLLSVVMALLPVQASADARIKDIAKVQGVRENELFGYGLVVGLNGTGDRAQVTFTVQAVVSMLKKLGITVPGERLTLKNVAAVMVTAKLPPFAKAGSALDVTVSSMGDATNLQGGTLLITPLQAADGQVYAVAQGPVSIGGFNFEAGGTGEKVQKNHPTVGRVPNGAIVERELSTEFLKARQLQLVLANPDFTTAVRMAQAVGASLGADARAKDASTVEVRIPDAYLANPVELIAALESVSLAPDTSARVVVNERTGTIIMGSQVRISTVAVAHSNLSLQIRSELQVSQPAPLSEGQTTVVPRTEVEAREDKTRVNLMSEGVSIGDLIKALNALAVTPRDMISLLQAIKAAGALQGELEII, from the coding sequence ATGCTGCTGAGTGTCGTGATGGCGTTGCTCCCGGTGCAGGCATCGGCCGATGCGAGGATTAAGGACATCGCCAAGGTCCAGGGGGTCCGCGAAAATGAGCTGTTCGGATACGGCCTGGTGGTTGGGCTCAACGGGACCGGCGACAGGGCGCAGGTGACCTTCACGGTCCAGGCCGTCGTGAGCATGCTGAAAAAGCTGGGGATCACGGTACCGGGCGAGCGTCTCACGCTGAAAAACGTGGCAGCGGTCATGGTGACGGCGAAGTTGCCGCCCTTTGCCAAGGCGGGCAGTGCCCTGGACGTCACGGTGTCGTCGATGGGGGATGCCACCAATCTGCAGGGCGGCACACTCCTGATCACCCCGCTTCAGGCCGCCGACGGTCAGGTGTACGCTGTGGCGCAAGGTCCGGTGTCTATTGGAGGATTCAACTTTGAGGCGGGAGGGACGGGCGAAAAGGTCCAGAAGAACCATCCGACGGTGGGCAGGGTGCCTAATGGCGCCATTGTCGAGCGTGAGCTGTCGACGGAGTTTCTGAAGGCTCGGCAACTCCAGCTTGTGCTGGCCAACCCCGACTTTACCACAGCCGTCCGTATGGCGCAGGCGGTCGGAGCATCGCTTGGAGCGGACGCCAGGGCCAAAGACGCCTCGACGGTCGAAGTCCGGATTCCCGACGCCTATCTGGCCAATCCGGTGGAACTGATCGCGGCGCTGGAAAGCGTAAGCCTGGCGCCCGATACGTCGGCACGGGTCGTGGTGAATGAACGGACCGGGACGATCATTATGGGCAGTCAGGTGCGCATCTCGACGGTCGCGGTTGCCCACAGCAATCTGAGCCTCCAGATACGATCGGAACTGCAGGTATCCCAGCCTGCCCCGCTGTCTGAGGGTCAGACGACGGTCGTGCCCAGGACCGAGGTGGAGGCGCGAGAAGACAAGACCCGCGTCAACCTTATGAGTGAGGGTGTCAGTATCGGTGACCTGATCAAGGCGCTGAACGCCCTGGCGGTGACGCCGCGAGACATGATCTCGCTGCTGCAGGCGATCAAGGCGGCAGGGGCATTACAGGGTGAGCTGGAGATCATCTAG
- the flgM gene encoding flagellar biosynthesis anti-sigma factor FlgM, giving the protein MKIENRGDSANIRPYVNRVQDSAERSEPKESAPGRDASADRVELSQEAKALQQTRTLLANSPDVRSEKVAELKGLIQRGVYNVNGREVAAKMIGQGLFDRLV; this is encoded by the coding sequence GTGAAAATCGAGAACCGTGGTGACAGCGCGAATATTCGCCCCTACGTGAACCGAGTCCAGGATTCGGCGGAGCGGTCGGAACCCAAGGAGTCTGCGCCCGGTCGTGACGCATCTGCTGATCGCGTTGAACTCTCGCAGGAGGCGAAGGCGCTCCAGCAGACTCGAACACTTCTCGCAAACTCGCCGGATGTGCGCTCCGAAAAGGTGGCGGAACTGAAGGGGTTGATCCAGCGAGGGGTGTACAACGTCAATGGGCGGGAGGTCGCGGCGAAGATGATCGGACAGGGGCTCTTCGATCGGCTCGTGTAA
- a CDS encoding flagellar protein FlgN: protein MLLEDLAHVLEQETEKYETLLRLLRQERGLIVEGDLAALSELIKRKETLVLELKMIQEARAALVARASVEYGIPLVELTLYRLADLIPASQAPSYRRLLDRLTLVAGALAEENGWSAALLDRSLMYMKGSLSFLASAMTPVPLYQGDGSVAAQSPTLSVLNSQA from the coding sequence ATGCTCCTGGAAGACTTAGCTCACGTGCTCGAGCAAGAGACCGAGAAGTATGAGACGCTCCTTCGACTGCTCCGTCAGGAGAGGGGGCTGATCGTGGAGGGCGATCTGGCGGCCTTATCCGAACTGATCAAGCGAAAAGAGACGCTGGTGCTCGAGCTGAAGATGATTCAGGAGGCCCGCGCTGCCCTGGTGGCCAGGGCGAGCGTCGAGTACGGTATCCCGCTGGTGGAGCTTACGCTGTATCGCCTGGCCGATCTGATTCCTGCGTCGCAGGCGCCGTCATACCGGCGTCTGCTGGATCGGCTGACCCTGGTGGCCGGTGCGTTGGCGGAAGAGAATGGCTGGAGCGCGGCGCTGCTGGATCGTTCGCTGATGTATATGAAGGGCTCGCTGTCGTTCCTTGCGTCGGCGATGACCCCTGTCCCGCTCTATCAGGGGGATGGGAGCGTGGCCGCTCAGTCACCGACGCTATCAGTGCTGAATAGTCAGGCATGA
- a CDS encoding flagellar hook-associated protein FlgK, translating to MISLQASLTMARKALQAQQVAIQTTGHNIANANTPGFTRQRVDLSPSISFPLVATGSLGTGVNVKDISRIRDLLLDSQYRDAHQALSRQEAEEATLSQIELIVGEPSDNGLSAGLSALFASFQDLANYPTDFAVRSVVRDKARAVADQFHRLDEGFERLKIDLYNEIQVVVKQVNGLAQQIADLNRQIAMSEGGVGEANDLRDQRDQALDELSGLVGGSLVEDIAGQVRVTVGGGLTLVDGLTAVAVQAQDFDQTDPDYPDSVRLFLGGHLLTPGGGRLAGLLNSRNSTSSFVKGVQSQLDALAKALIDEVNTVHAAGFGLDGISGRNLFTPLLTTAGAARFISVDAAIEADVMTIAASSNADPGDNSTAVTLAGLQDDSTVVMLPSGQSVTFGGYLSGLVSDLAEQEAGAKRSVSLHTGMEDFLIGRRDQASGVSLDEEMTNLIRFQKAYEAAAHFANVVNDLLGTLMNQLGR from the coding sequence GTGATCAGTCTACAGGCATCCCTGACGATGGCCAGGAAGGCACTTCAGGCGCAGCAGGTCGCGATCCAGACCACCGGCCACAATATCGCCAACGCCAACACCCCGGGCTTTACCCGACAACGCGTTGATTTGTCCCCGTCCATTTCCTTTCCCCTGGTCGCGACGGGCTCGCTGGGAACCGGGGTAAACGTCAAAGATATCTCCAGGATCCGTGATCTGTTGCTGGACAGCCAGTACAGGGATGCGCATCAGGCTCTGAGTCGACAGGAGGCGGAGGAAGCGACCCTCTCGCAGATTGAGCTGATTGTCGGTGAGCCATCCGATAACGGGTTGTCGGCCGGCCTGTCCGCGCTGTTTGCATCGTTCCAGGATCTGGCCAACTATCCAACCGATTTTGCCGTCAGGTCCGTAGTTCGCGATAAGGCCCGGGCGGTGGCCGACCAGTTTCACCGTCTTGATGAGGGCTTTGAGCGTCTGAAGATCGACCTGTACAACGAGATTCAGGTTGTCGTCAAACAGGTGAATGGGCTGGCGCAACAGATCGCCGATCTGAACCGACAGATTGCGATGTCCGAAGGCGGTGTGGGGGAGGCCAATGATCTGCGGGATCAGCGCGACCAGGCACTTGACGAACTCTCCGGGCTCGTGGGCGGTTCGTTGGTCGAAGATATCGCCGGCCAGGTTCGGGTTACGGTTGGAGGGGGACTCACACTGGTGGATGGTCTGACGGCTGTTGCTGTCCAGGCACAGGACTTCGATCAGACCGATCCGGACTATCCCGACAGCGTCCGTCTGTTTCTTGGCGGTCATCTTCTCACGCCTGGCGGCGGACGACTGGCTGGGTTGCTCAACTCCAGGAACTCCACCTCCAGTTTCGTGAAGGGTGTTCAGTCGCAGTTGGATGCCCTGGCGAAGGCGCTGATCGATGAGGTGAATACCGTCCATGCCGCGGGCTTTGGATTGGACGGTATCAGCGGTCGTAACCTTTTTACACCGCTGTTGACGACCGCCGGCGCCGCTCGATTCATCTCAGTCGACGCGGCGATCGAGGCGGATGTCATGACGATCGCGGCGTCATCCAATGCCGATCCCGGCGACAACAGCACGGCGGTCACCCTGGCGGGCCTTCAGGACGACTCCACTGTCGTTATGTTGCCGTCTGGACAAAGCGTGACCTTTGGAGGCTATCTGAGCGGTCTGGTCAGCGATCTTGCCGAGCAGGAGGCCGGCGCGAAGCGGTCGGTCAGCCTGCACACGGGGATGGAGGACTTCTTGATTGGACGGCGGGACCAGGCCTCCGGTGTCTCGCTGGACGAAGAGATGACGAACCTCATCCGTTTTCAGAAGGCGTACGAGGCGGCGGCTCATTTTGCCAATGTTGTGAATGACCTCCTGGGGACGCTGATGAACCAACTCGGCCGCTAG
- a CDS encoding flagellar hook-associated protein, whose protein sequence is MRITSNAVFHRLTADINSAAVRLFERQRQVASSRRMATASDDPVGAGLAVSLRESLAQLLQAQRNGDQAEARLQASADVLAGILSDLRDVKDLAFRGVDGTLTLSDRQNLATQVNQKLERLLSDGNARSIDGRLFGGTQTTVAPFTATRDVNGDITAVTANPLGIAGQVNTEVPGGLRMVVNVPGSTVFTSTSPQTVDLFPLLIAVRDELRAGNVAGVEANLTNLDAAVDQVRVVSADVGSRIGRIRDIQARSQSDLLTLRGRLSRIEDTDVAEASIEFQQAQNVYEAALAAASRIGQVNLLDFLR, encoded by the coding sequence ATGCGTATTACGAGTAATGCCGTCTTCCACCGGTTGACGGCTGATATCAACAGCGCCGCCGTTCGCCTCTTTGAACGACAGCGCCAGGTCGCCAGTTCGCGGCGGATGGCGACTGCCTCAGACGATCCGGTGGGCGCCGGACTGGCCGTCTCGCTGCGGGAGTCGCTGGCCCAGCTCCTGCAGGCACAGCGAAACGGCGACCAGGCCGAAGCCAGGCTGCAGGCATCGGCGGATGTATTGGCGGGCATACTCTCTGACCTCCGAGATGTAAAAGACCTGGCCTTTCGGGGGGTGGACGGCACCCTGACCCTCTCGGATCGGCAGAATCTGGCGACGCAGGTGAATCAGAAGCTTGAACGGTTGCTGTCCGACGGAAACGCGCGCTCGATAGACGGCCGTCTCTTTGGCGGAACGCAGACCACGGTCGCCCCTTTTACCGCCACACGCGATGTGAACGGTGACATCACTGCCGTAACGGCCAATCCCCTGGGGATTGCGGGTCAGGTCAATACGGAGGTCCCCGGCGGGTTGAGGATGGTCGTGAATGTCCCGGGATCGACGGTCTTCACGTCGACCTCCCCCCAGACGGTGGACCTGTTTCCGCTCCTGATTGCGGTTCGGGATGAATTACGGGCGGGGAATGTGGCCGGGGTAGAAGCGAACCTGACCAATCTGGATGCCGCTGTCGATCAGGTGCGCGTGGTCAGCGCCGATGTCGGCTCCAGGATCGGTCGGATCCGCGATATCCAGGCACGATCGCAGAGCGATCTGCTCACGTTGAGGGGTCGGCTGTCCCGAATCGAGGATACCGATGTCGCCGAGGCGTCTATCGAATTTCAGCAGGCGCAAAACGTCTACGAGGCTGCCTTGGCGGCGGCGTCCCGGATCGGCCAGGTCAACCTGCTCGATTTCCTGCGTTAG
- a CDS encoding flagellar biosynthesis protein FliW, with protein MEVASSEQTVFRFPQGLPGFEELTRFFLCEREGLQPLTLLIALDTADVALPLLRCADFLTDYSPSIPTSDLEALEATGAGDLDLFVVVTFDEKDGGVAANLMAPICLNRARQLGRQVVLPDGTYPLHYSLLPVFN; from the coding sequence ATAGAGGTTGCGTCCTCCGAACAGACGGTCTTCCGCTTTCCACAGGGGCTGCCGGGATTTGAGGAACTGACCCGTTTCTTCCTCTGCGAACGGGAAGGGCTCCAGCCTCTGACGCTTCTGATCGCGCTGGATACGGCGGACGTCGCTCTCCCATTGCTCAGGTGTGCGGACTTCCTGACCGATTATTCACCCTCTATCCCGACGTCCGACCTCGAGGCGCTTGAGGCGACAGGCGCAGGTGATCTGGACCTCTTTGTGGTCGTCACCTTCGACGAAAAGGACGGCGGTGTGGCGGCCAACCTGATGGCCCCGATCTGCCTCAACCGCGCACGACAACTCGGCAGACAGGTGGTGCTTCCTGACGGGACGTATCCTCTGCACTATTCCCTGCTGCCGGTCTTCAACTAG
- the csrA gene encoding carbon storage regulator, with product MLILTRKTGEAITIGEAIVVSVLEVRGSQVRLGISAPAEVAVHRAEIYERIRETNLQAGSVALSRAGALSERLRAIFPKSSLSESPTNG from the coding sequence ATGCTGATCTTGACCAGGAAGACGGGTGAGGCGATCACGATCGGTGAAGCGATCGTCGTCAGTGTGTTGGAGGTCCGAGGGTCGCAGGTGCGTCTCGGTATCTCCGCGCCCGCAGAGGTTGCGGTCCATCGAGCCGAGATCTATGAGCGGATTCGGGAAACGAACCTTCAGGCCGGGTCGGTCGCGCTGTCTCGGGCCGGCGCGCTGAGCGAACGCCTCCGCGCCATCTTCCCGAAGTCGTCCTTATCCGAGTCGCCTACGAACGGTTAG
- a CDS encoding nucleotidyltransferase, whose product MGLTEASRKPYRGIILKATLLLLMENGEAMTVAELLRQCKTVLEGHYGPRFHGLILFGSMARNQASPVSDIDLLVLLNQPFDYFRELRQIIELLYPLQLESDRLISAKPARLDEFEHGSTRLYRNAKREGLRI is encoded by the coding sequence TTGGGCTTGACAGAGGCGTCGCGCAAGCCCTATCGTGGAATCATCTTGAAGGCTACTCTTTTGCTGCTGATGGAGAATGGCGAAGCGATGACCGTCGCAGAACTGCTCAGGCAATGCAAAACAGTCCTTGAAGGCCATTACGGCCCACGATTTCATGGCCTGATCCTATTTGGGTCCATGGCACGGAATCAGGCGAGTCCTGTCAGTGATATCGATCTACTGGTTTTGTTGAACCAGCCATTCGACTATTTCCGTGAACTTCGTCAAATCATCGAACTATTGTATCCACTTCAACTGGAATCCGACCGCCTCATTTCAGCCAAGCCTGCGCGTCTTGACGAATTTGAACATGGCAGTACTCGGCTCTATCGCAATGCGAAGAGGGAGGGCCTTCGGATATGA
- a CDS encoding carbon storage regulator, whose amino-acid sequence MTSVSSTPNAPPKALTSSCNVRTGKTIVISVLEVRDSQVRLGISAPSEVAVHRAEIYERIREKNLQAGSIALSRAGALSERLRTIFPKPSSSESPTNG is encoded by the coding sequence ATGACTTCTGTCTCATCAACACCCAACGCGCCCCCGAAGGCGCTTACGAGTTCCTGTAACGTCAGGACGGGTAAGACGATCGTGATCAGTGTCCTGGAGGTGCGAGATTCGCAGGTGCGTCTGGGTATCTCGGCGCCCTCGGAGGTTGCGGTCCATCGAGCCGAGATCTATGAGCGGATTCGAGAGAAAAACCTTCAGGCCGGGTCGATCGCGCTGTCTCGGGCCGGCGCGCTGAGCGAACGGCTCCGCACCATCTTCCCCAAGCCGTCCTCATCCGAGTCGCCTACGAACGGTTAG